In a single window of the Saccharothrix australiensis genome:
- a CDS encoding 4-coumarate--CoA ligase family protein yields the protein MVFRSPYPDVELPDVPLHELLFSDLGERADRVALVDGRTGASLTYGRLAGAVDRLAAALAERGVGKGDVVGILSPNTPYYAVAFHGILRAGATATTVNALYTADEIADQLSDAGAKMLFTVSALLPTAAPGAAGAGVTDVVVLDRADGYPDLAGLLGSTGPVPEVAIDPAEDVAVLPYSSGTTGRAKGVMLTHRNLVANIVQCAPLLEIGPDTRILAVLPFFHIYGMQVLMNNGLRVGATVVTMPRFDLPEFLRVMQDHRTDRVYIAPPLAVALAKHPLVDQYDLSGVRTVFSGAAPLDVDLAAAVARRLGCRVSQGYGMTEMSPVSHAIPDGRDDIPVGTVGVIAPNVECRFVDPATGEDVGVGERGELWCRGPNVMKGYLNNPDATAATLDAEGWLRTGDVAVIDDRGLVTIVDRVKELIKYKGYQVPPAELEALLLTHPGIADAAVVGVRDEEGEEVPKAFVVGQPGGSLDAEAVMAFVAERVAPHKKVRVVEFIDAIPKSAAGKILRKDLRAREAR from the coding sequence ATGGTCTTCCGCAGTCCGTACCCCGATGTCGAGTTGCCGGACGTCCCGCTGCACGAACTGCTGTTCTCCGACCTCGGCGAGCGCGCCGACCGGGTGGCGCTGGTCGACGGCCGCACGGGCGCCTCCCTCACCTACGGCCGGCTCGCCGGTGCCGTGGACCGCCTCGCCGCCGCGCTCGCCGAGCGCGGCGTCGGCAAGGGCGACGTGGTGGGCATCCTCAGCCCCAACACCCCGTACTACGCGGTCGCCTTCCACGGCATCCTCCGCGCCGGCGCGACCGCGACCACGGTCAACGCCCTCTACACGGCCGACGAGATCGCCGACCAGCTCTCGGACGCGGGCGCGAAGATGCTGTTCACCGTGTCCGCGCTGCTGCCCACCGCCGCGCCGGGCGCGGCCGGGGCCGGTGTCACCGACGTCGTGGTGCTCGACCGGGCCGACGGCTACCCGGACCTCGCCGGGCTGCTCGGCTCGACCGGGCCCGTGCCCGAGGTGGCGATCGACCCGGCCGAGGACGTGGCGGTGCTGCCGTACTCGTCGGGCACCACCGGGCGGGCCAAGGGCGTCATGCTCACCCACCGCAACCTGGTCGCGAACATCGTGCAGTGCGCGCCGCTGCTGGAGATCGGCCCGGACACCCGCATCCTGGCCGTGCTGCCGTTCTTCCACATCTACGGGATGCAGGTGCTGATGAACAACGGCCTGCGCGTGGGCGCGACGGTGGTGACCATGCCCCGGTTCGACCTGCCCGAGTTCCTGCGCGTCATGCAGGACCACCGCACCGACCGGGTCTACATCGCGCCGCCGCTGGCCGTGGCGCTGGCCAAGCACCCCTTGGTGGACCAGTACGACCTGTCCGGCGTGCGGACCGTCTTCTCCGGCGCCGCGCCGCTGGACGTCGACCTGGCGGCGGCCGTGGCGCGCCGCCTCGGCTGCCGCGTCTCGCAGGGCTACGGCATGACCGAGATGAGCCCGGTCAGCCACGCGATCCCGGACGGCCGCGACGACATCCCGGTCGGCACCGTCGGCGTGATCGCGCCGAACGTGGAGTGCCGGTTCGTGGACCCGGCGACCGGCGAGGACGTGGGCGTGGGCGAGCGGGGCGAGCTGTGGTGCCGCGGCCCGAACGTCATGAAGGGCTACCTGAACAACCCGGACGCGACCGCGGCGACGCTCGACGCCGAGGGCTGGCTGCGCACCGGCGACGTGGCCGTGATCGACGACCGCGGGCTGGTGACCATCGTGGACCGGGTCAAGGAGCTGATCAAGTACAAGGGCTACCAGGTGCCGCCCGCCGAGCTGGAGGCGCTGCTGCTGACCCATCCGGGCATCGCCGACGCGGCGGTGGTGGGCGTGCGCGACGAGGAGGGCGAGGAGGTGCCCAAGGCGTTCGTGGTCGGGCAGCCGGGCGGGTCGCTCGACGCCGAGGCGGTGATGGCGTTCGTGGCGGAACGCGTGGCGCCGCACAAGAAGGTGCGCGTGGTGGAGTTCATCGACGCGATCCCGAAGTCGGCGGCTGGCAAGATCCTCCGGAAGGACCTGCGGGCGCGGGAGGCGCGGTGA
- a CDS encoding DUF4349 domain-containing protein, with protein sequence MGGRVGALAVLAALVLAGCSAGGSGGSVAVAPAEGRPDGAGRQAPGVAPEKAGPEKPNTGKAGTEQPNTEKAGPEQQGQAAGVVAANRHLVRTASVDLRASEVGAVLAKAKELALAEGGFPAQENTTRDRGTVTLRVPADRLDAVLTSLSGLPGVEVTRREVRTEDVTDQVVDVEARLANQRASVERVRGLLERAASTSEITQVEAELTKRQGELESLQRRHDSLKGQVALSTLTVAVGTRTAPVAPEEENFLTALRGGWDAVVDAGAWSLVVIGGALPFVVVLGTPLVGYLAWRRRRKSAVTL encoded by the coding sequence ATGGGCGGACGGGTGGGAGCGCTGGCGGTGCTGGCGGCGCTGGTGTTGGCCGGGTGCTCGGCGGGCGGCAGCGGCGGGTCGGTCGCCGTCGCGCCTGCGGAGGGCAGGCCGGACGGCGCGGGTCGGCAGGCGCCGGGCGTCGCGCCGGAGAAGGCCGGCCCGGAGAAGCCGAACACCGGGAAGGCCGGCACCGAGCAGCCGAACACGGAGAAGGCCGGTCCCGAGCAGCAGGGGCAGGCCGCCGGTGTGGTCGCGGCGAACCGCCACCTGGTGCGCACCGCGTCGGTGGACCTGCGCGCGTCGGAGGTCGGGGCCGTGCTCGCGAAGGCCAAGGAGCTGGCCCTCGCCGAGGGCGGCTTCCCGGCGCAGGAGAACACCACGCGGGACCGCGGCACGGTGACCCTGCGGGTGCCCGCCGACCGGCTGGACGCGGTGCTCACGTCGCTGTCCGGGCTGCCGGGCGTGGAGGTGACGCGGCGCGAGGTGCGCACCGAGGACGTCACCGACCAGGTCGTCGACGTCGAGGCGCGGCTGGCGAACCAGCGGGCGAGCGTGGAACGGGTGCGCGGGCTGCTGGAGCGCGCCGCGAGCACGTCCGAGATCACCCAGGTCGAGGCGGAGCTGACCAAGCGGCAGGGCGAGCTGGAGTCGCTCCAGCGGCGTCACGACTCGCTCAAGGGACAGGTCGCCCTGTCGACGTTGACCGTGGCGGTGGGTACGCGGACCGCGCCCGTCGCGCCCGAGGAGGAGAACTTCCTGACCGCGTTGCGGGGCGGCTGGGACGCGGTGGTCGACGCCGGCGCGTGGTCGCTCGTCGTCATCGGAGGCGCGCTGCCGTTCGTCGTCGTGCTGGGAACGCCGCTGGTCGGATACCTCGCGTGGCGTCGTCGCCGCAAAAGTGCGGTTACGCTCTGA
- a CDS encoding YbjN domain-containing protein encodes MSLDEVIGSALDDRELTYRHDEPGRFFVTLPGTKKLQTNCWLVIGRHALVVEAFVCRKPDEAHEDVYRFLLRRNAKLYGVHYTVDARGDIYLVGRVALHAVTPDELDRVLGQVVEAADGDFNTLLEIGFKGAIRREWDWRVSRGESLANLRAFQHLVD; translated from the coding sequence TTGAGCCTGGACGAGGTCATCGGGTCCGCCCTGGACGACCGGGAGCTGACCTACCGGCACGACGAGCCGGGCCGGTTCTTCGTGACGTTGCCGGGCACGAAGAAGCTCCAGACCAACTGCTGGCTGGTCATCGGCAGGCACGCCTTGGTCGTGGAGGCGTTCGTGTGCCGCAAGCCGGATGAGGCGCACGAGGACGTCTACCGGTTCCTGTTGCGGCGCAACGCCAAGCTCTACGGCGTGCACTACACGGTCGACGCGCGCGGCGACATCTACCTGGTGGGGCGGGTGGCCTTGCACGCCGTGACGCCCGACGAGCTGGACCGGGTGCTCGGGCAGGTCGTGGAAGCCGCCGACGGCGACTTCAACACGCTGCTGGAGATCGGGTTCAAGGGCGCGATCCGGCGCGAGTGGGACTGGCGCGTGTCGCGCGGCGAGTCGTTGGCGAACCTCCGGGCGTTCCAGCACCTCGTGGACTGA
- the mshA gene encoding D-inositol-3-phosphate glycosyltransferase, with amino-acid sequence MRRVAVLSVHTSPLEQPGTGDAGGMNVYIVQTATRMARRGVEVEVFTRATSSELPPVAELAPGVTVRHVVAGPFEGLGKEELPGQLCAFTAGVLRAEAHHEPGHYDVIHSHYWLSGQVGWLARDRWAVPLVHTAHTLAKVKNANLAASDTPEPRLRVIGEEQVVAESDRLVANTEVEASELVDLYAADPAKVLVVPPGVDLDRFTPGDRPAARAALGLRPDDVVLAFVGRIQPLKAPDVLVRAAAELLARAPGLRERLVVLVVGGPSGSGVRTPEELKRLAGELGVADVVRFLPPQGGAALARVYRAADVVAVPSHNESFGLVALEAQACGTPVVAAAVGGLPVAVRDGVSGLLVAGHEAGAWARALGDVATNPAYREGLAANAVGHARRFSWDRTTDSLLAGYAQARDVFREEVFA; translated from the coding sequence GTGAGGCGCGTCGCGGTGCTGTCCGTGCACACGTCGCCGCTGGAGCAACCCGGCACGGGCGACGCGGGCGGCATGAACGTCTACATCGTGCAGACGGCGACGCGCATGGCGCGGCGGGGCGTCGAGGTGGAGGTCTTCACCCGCGCCACGTCCTCCGAGCTGCCGCCGGTGGCCGAGCTGGCGCCGGGCGTCACGGTGCGGCACGTGGTGGCCGGCCCGTTCGAGGGCCTGGGCAAGGAGGAGCTGCCCGGTCAGCTGTGCGCGTTCACCGCGGGCGTGCTGCGCGCCGAGGCGCACCACGAGCCGGGGCACTACGACGTCATCCACTCGCACTACTGGCTGTCCGGGCAGGTGGGCTGGCTGGCGCGGGACCGCTGGGCGGTGCCGCTCGTGCACACCGCGCACACCCTGGCGAAGGTCAAGAACGCCAACCTGGCCGCCAGCGACACGCCCGAGCCCCGGCTGCGGGTGATCGGCGAGGAGCAGGTCGTGGCCGAGTCGGACCGGCTGGTCGCCAACACCGAGGTCGAGGCGAGCGAGCTGGTCGACCTGTACGCGGCGGACCCGGCGAAGGTGCTGGTCGTGCCGCCGGGGGTGGACCTCGACCGGTTCACGCCGGGCGACCGGCCGGCGGCCCGCGCCGCGCTCGGGCTGCGGCCGGACGACGTGGTGCTCGCGTTCGTGGGCCGCATCCAGCCGTTGAAGGCGCCGGACGTGCTGGTCCGGGCCGCCGCCGAGCTGCTGGCGCGCGCGCCGGGGTTGCGGGAGCGGCTGGTGGTGCTGGTCGTCGGCGGTCCGTCGGGCAGCGGGGTGAGGACGCCCGAGGAGCTGAAGCGGCTGGCCGGCGAGCTGGGCGTGGCCGACGTGGTGCGGTTCCTGCCGCCGCAGGGCGGCGCGGCGCTGGCGCGGGTGTACCGGGCGGCCGACGTGGTCGCGGTGCCGAGCCACAACGAGTCGTTCGGCCTGGTGGCGCTGGAGGCGCAGGCGTGCGGCACGCCGGTCGTGGCGGCGGCGGTCGGCGGGCTGCCGGTGGCCGTGCGGGACGGCGTGTCGGGCCTGCTGGTGGCCGGCCACGAGGCCGGCGCGTGGGCGAGGGCGCTGGGCGACGTCGCGACCAACCCCGCGTACCGGGAGGGGCTGGCGGCCAACGCGGTGGGGCACGCCCGCCGGTTCTCGTGGGACCGCACGACTGATTCACTGCTCGCGGGGTACGCCCAAGCGCGGGACGTGTTCCGCGAGGAGGTTTTCGCTTGA
- a CDS encoding alpha/beta fold hydrolase, which yields MLTSLLTDGGVRLIVRESGPAGGPAAVLVHGWAQSGEAWTYAPQDPALRLHALDLRGHGESDTPDDGYRDSATWAGDLRTVLDHTGPAVLVGWSYGGLVIADYLRFHGTSRVRGLVLVDAITELGRDRPGGATGRLTREALPDALSEDPGVAVPAMHRFFTQLAPGLPGGLNQRLLGTALRVSPRVREELFRRDLDNADVLRAFDRPALVVHGTRDEVVDPSAGEYAAATIPGAELRRYEDVGHMPFLERPERFAAELAAFVTEVCR from the coding sequence GTGCTGACTTCTCTCCTCACCGACGGGGGCGTGCGGCTGATCGTCCGGGAGTCGGGGCCGGCGGGCGGCCCGGCCGCGGTGCTGGTGCACGGCTGGGCGCAGTCCGGGGAGGCGTGGACGTACGCACCCCAGGACCCGGCGCTGCGCCTGCACGCCCTCGACCTGCGCGGTCACGGCGAGTCCGACACCCCGGACGACGGCTACCGCGACTCGGCGACCTGGGCGGGCGACCTGCGGACCGTGCTGGACCACACCGGACCGGCGGTGCTGGTCGGCTGGTCCTACGGCGGCCTGGTGATCGCCGACTACCTGCGCTTCCACGGCACGTCGCGGGTGCGCGGCCTGGTGCTGGTGGACGCCATCACCGAACTGGGCCGCGACCGACCGGGTGGCGCGACGGGGCGGCTGACGCGCGAGGCGCTGCCCGACGCGCTGTCCGAGGACCCGGGTGTCGCGGTGCCCGCGATGCACCGGTTCTTCACCCAGCTCGCGCCCGGCCTGCCCGGCGGCCTGAACCAGCGCCTGCTCGGCACGGCGCTGAGGGTGTCGCCGAGGGTGCGCGAGGAGCTGTTCCGGCGCGACCTGGACAACGCCGACGTGCTGCGGGCGTTCGACCGGCCGGCGCTGGTGGTGCACGGCACGCGCGACGAGGTGGTCGACCCGTCCGCCGGCGAGTACGCGGCGGCCACCATCCCCGGCGCCGAGCTGCGCCGCTACGAGGACGTCGGCCACATGCCGTTCCTGGAGCGGCCCGAGCGGTTCGCCGCCGAGCTGGCCGCCTTCGTGACGGAGGTCTGCCGGTGA
- a CDS encoding L,D-transpeptidase family protein, with product MKVTALLLGVAFLAGCSAEVKPGAAQPAADDRPPVAKFTTAPADGATGVPVNVPVQVTVAEGTIDEVAVTNPEGKPVQGALAPDKKSWASSEPLGFGKSYAYAGRATGTDGKKVDLKGAFTTVEPASQVRATLFPSDDQTVGVAIPIMVRFEADVTDRAAAEKALTVTNSAGVKGAWAWLNSREVHYRPEAYWPANTKVHVEAKLYGVHYGGGAYGRADVTSDFTIGRNQVVKIDTPSHQLVVQRDGATVASYPASFGKDADPELTTPNGTFVVMQKDPQFSFDNPRYGYTNVLKKWAVRFSNHGEFIHENNDNAGNIGRNNTSHGCANLLEADAKAYYDSALVGDPVEVTGSITTLPAQYDWYDWQIPWSQWQTMSAL from the coding sequence ATGAAAGTCACGGCCCTGCTGCTCGGTGTGGCGTTCCTCGCCGGTTGCTCCGCGGAGGTGAAGCCCGGCGCGGCCCAGCCGGCGGCGGACGACCGGCCGCCGGTGGCGAAGTTCACGACCGCGCCCGCCGACGGCGCGACCGGGGTGCCGGTGAACGTGCCGGTCCAGGTCACCGTGGCGGAGGGCACGATCGACGAGGTCGCCGTGACCAACCCCGAGGGCAAGCCCGTCCAGGGCGCGCTCGCGCCCGACAAGAAGTCCTGGGCCAGCAGCGAGCCGCTCGGGTTCGGCAAGAGCTACGCCTACGCGGGCCGCGCGACCGGCACCGACGGCAAGAAGGTCGACCTCAAGGGCGCGTTCACCACCGTCGAGCCCGCCTCGCAGGTGCGCGCGACGCTGTTCCCCTCCGACGACCAGACGGTCGGCGTCGCGATCCCGATCATGGTCAGGTTCGAGGCCGACGTGACCGACCGCGCCGCCGCCGAGAAGGCGCTGACGGTGACCAACTCGGCCGGCGTCAAGGGCGCCTGGGCCTGGCTGAACTCCCGCGAGGTGCACTACCGGCCGGAGGCGTACTGGCCCGCGAACACCAAGGTGCACGTGGAGGCCAAGCTCTACGGCGTGCACTACGGCGGCGGCGCGTACGGCAGGGCGGACGTGACCAGCGACTTCACCATCGGGCGCAACCAGGTCGTGAAGATCGACACCCCGTCGCACCAGCTCGTGGTGCAGCGCGACGGCGCGACCGTGGCGTCCTACCCGGCGTCGTTCGGCAAGGACGCGGACCCGGAGCTGACCACCCCGAACGGCACGTTCGTGGTCATGCAGAAGGACCCGCAGTTCAGCTTCGACAACCCGCGCTACGGCTACACCAACGTGCTGAAGAAGTGGGCCGTCCGGTTCTCCAACCACGGCGAGTTCATCCACGAGAACAACGACAACGCGGGCAACATCGGCCGGAACAACACCTCGCACGGCTGCGCGAACCTGCTGGAGGCCGACGCCAAGGCGTACTACGACAGCGCCCTGGTCGGCGACCCGGTGGAGGTCACCGGTTCGATCACCACCCTGCCCGCCCAGTACGACTGGTACGACTGGCAGATCCCGTGGTCGCAGTGGCAGACGATGTCCGCGCTCTGA
- a CDS encoding SDR family NAD(P)-dependent oxidoreductase codes for MTRPIAVVTGASAGIGEATARRLAAEGFHVVLGARRLDRLHTIADDIGGTALELDVTSPESVAALVAAVPEARVLVNNAGGARGLDPVATADEDDWRWMWEANVLGTLRVTKGLLPALLASGDGHIVTVTSVAAYEAYDNGAGYTSAKHAQSALHRTLRGELLGRPVRVTEVLPGMVETDFSVNRFGGDADRAAAVYAGMTPLTADDVADVIAFAVTRPSHVNLDQIVLKPRAQASATRVHRD; via the coding sequence GTGACCCGTCCTATCGCAGTCGTCACCGGGGCCAGCGCGGGCATCGGTGAGGCCACCGCCCGCCGGCTCGCCGCCGAGGGCTTCCACGTCGTGCTGGGCGCCCGGCGGCTCGACCGCCTCCACACTATCGCGGATGACATCGGGGGCACGGCGCTGGAACTCGACGTCACGTCGCCGGAGTCGGTCGCGGCGCTCGTCGCCGCCGTCCCCGAGGCGCGCGTGCTGGTCAACAACGCGGGCGGGGCGCGGGGCCTGGACCCGGTCGCGACGGCCGACGAGGACGACTGGCGGTGGATGTGGGAGGCCAACGTCCTGGGCACGCTGCGCGTCACCAAGGGCCTGCTGCCCGCGCTCCTCGCGTCCGGCGACGGTCACATCGTCACGGTCACCTCGGTGGCGGCCTACGAGGCGTACGACAACGGCGCGGGCTACACCTCGGCGAAGCACGCCCAGTCCGCGCTGCACCGCACGCTGCGGGGCGAGCTGCTGGGGCGGCCGGTCCGCGTCACCGAGGTCCTGCCGGGGATGGTGGAGACCGACTTCTCGGTCAACCGGTTCGGCGGCGACGCGGACCGGGCGGCGGCCGTCTACGCCGGCATGACCCCGCTCACGGCCGACGACGTGGCCGACGTCATCGCGTTCGCCGTGACGAGGCCGTCGCACGTGAACCTGGACCAGATCGTGCTCAAGCCGCGGGCGCAGGCGTCGGCGACGCGGGTGCACCGGGACTGA
- a CDS encoding S1 family peptidase, giving the protein MEVVMAGDGRALVRSIKRLVEDDFLCRPGVVGVDVGEKVVGGRGAGVLGIVVYVRHKRTSAQFTIPPDVLGVPTDVVEDVFHPHHTLASSGGVSGAERHDLLLGGIGMGPSRAVRLVPPDVARADDYLVAGTLGALVTPRAKRRTMALTAFHIACVDDAWAVGDPMVHPSRVDGGHPYRDRIGVLARAALSGTVDAAAILLTTPRSRPEVVGVGAITGRGEARVGQRVRKRGRTTALTEGVVASTDAAITLDFGVGLGVRTLRDQIRVEGAFADHGDSGAVLLDDDNRVVGLYCGGSARRGFANPIANVLDQLDVDLLAVEA; this is encoded by the coding sequence TTGGAGGTCGTCATGGCGGGCGACGGGCGGGCTCTGGTCAGGTCCATCAAGCGGCTGGTCGAGGACGACTTCCTGTGCCGGCCGGGCGTCGTCGGGGTGGACGTCGGGGAGAAGGTCGTCGGCGGGCGCGGCGCGGGGGTGCTCGGGATCGTCGTCTACGTGCGGCACAAGCGGACCTCGGCGCAGTTCACCATCCCGCCGGACGTGCTCGGCGTGCCCACGGACGTGGTCGAGGACGTGTTCCACCCGCACCACACGCTGGCCTCGTCGGGTGGGGTGAGCGGGGCCGAGCGGCACGACCTGCTGCTCGGCGGCATCGGGATGGGTCCGAGCCGGGCGGTGCGCCTCGTGCCGCCGGACGTCGCGCGCGCCGACGACTACCTGGTGGCCGGCACGCTGGGCGCGTTGGTGACACCGCGAGCCAAGCGGCGCACGATGGCGCTGACGGCGTTCCACATCGCGTGCGTGGACGACGCCTGGGCGGTCGGCGACCCGATGGTGCACCCGTCCCGGGTGGACGGTGGGCACCCGTACCGCGACCGGATCGGCGTGCTGGCGCGGGCCGCGCTGTCGGGCACGGTCGACGCGGCGGCGATCCTGCTCACCACGCCGCGGTCGCGGCCCGAGGTGGTCGGGGTGGGCGCGATCACCGGCCGGGGCGAGGCCCGCGTCGGGCAGCGGGTGCGCAAGCGGGGCCGGACGACGGCGCTCACGGAGGGCGTGGTGGCGTCCACGGACGCCGCGATCACGCTCGACTTCGGCGTGGGGCTGGGCGTGCGGACGCTGCGCGACCAGATCCGGGTGGAGGGCGCGTTCGCCGACCACGGCGACTCCGGCGCGGTGCTGCTGGACGACGACAACCGCGTGGTCGGCCTGTACTGCGGCGGGAGCGCGCGGCGCGGGTTCGCCAACCCCATCGCGAACGTCCTCGACCAGCTCGACGTGGATCTGCTGGCAGTGGAGGCATGA
- a CDS encoding UDP-N-acetylmuramate dehydrogenase has translation MRRAMSRRLPLTPVTTPLSSAQVRARVPLAERTTLRLGGPAARFVRAATAAELVDAVRALDASGEPVLLLGGGSNLVISDAGFAGTAVQVATQGRRLDPLGDGLVQLTVEAGEDWDSVVAEAVSQGLGGLECLSGIPGLVGATPVQNVGAYGVEVSQVLTSVDLLDRRTGRVHQQPADALGLAYRTSVLKGTDQAVVLRARFALTSGGQSAPIRYAELARVLGVPQGARVPADAARKAVLELRRGKGMVLDAADHDTWSAGSFFTNPLLDDSTLTGVLIRIAERLGRHTEVPTYPAGPGHHKLSAAWLIERAGFTRGHRGPGGRVALSGKHTLALTNRGGASTEDLLDLAREVRDGVRSAFGVELRPEPVLVGCDLG, from the coding sequence ATGCGGCGTGCCATGTCGCGGAGGCTACCGTTGACGCCCGTGACCACCCCGCTGTCCAGTGCCCAGGTGCGCGCCCGCGTGCCGCTAGCCGAGCGCACCACGCTACGGCTCGGTGGCCCGGCGGCGCGGTTCGTGCGCGCGGCCACCGCCGCCGAGCTGGTCGACGCCGTGCGCGCGCTCGACGCGTCCGGCGAACCCGTGCTGCTGCTCGGCGGCGGCTCGAACCTCGTGATCTCCGACGCGGGGTTCGCCGGGACCGCCGTGCAGGTCGCGACGCAGGGCCGCCGGCTCGACCCGCTGGGCGACGGGCTCGTGCAGCTCACCGTGGAAGCGGGCGAGGATTGGGACTCCGTGGTCGCGGAGGCCGTGTCGCAGGGGCTGGGCGGCCTGGAGTGCCTGTCCGGCATCCCCGGCCTGGTCGGCGCGACGCCGGTGCAGAACGTCGGCGCGTACGGCGTGGAGGTCTCGCAGGTGCTGACGTCGGTCGACCTGCTCGACCGCCGCACGGGCCGGGTCCACCAGCAGCCCGCCGACGCGCTGGGGCTCGCCTACCGGACCAGCGTGCTGAAGGGCACCGACCAGGCGGTGGTGCTGCGGGCCAGGTTCGCGCTGACCTCGGGCGGCCAGTCCGCGCCCATCCGCTACGCCGAGCTGGCGCGGGTGCTGGGCGTGCCGCAGGGCGCCCGCGTGCCCGCCGACGCCGCGCGGAAGGCCGTGCTGGAGTTGCGGCGGGGCAAGGGGATGGTGCTCGACGCGGCCGACCACGACACGTGGAGCGCGGGCTCGTTCTTCACCAACCCGCTGCTGGACGACTCGACGCTGACCGGCGTGCTGATCCGCATCGCCGAGCGGTTGGGCCGCCACACCGAGGTGCCGACCTACCCGGCGGGTCCGGGCCACCACAAGCTCTCCGCGGCCTGGCTGATCGAACGGGCCGGGTTCACGCGGGGTCACCGCGGTCCCGGCGGGCGGGTCGCGCTGTCCGGCAAGCACACGCTCGCGCTGACCAACCGCGGCGGCGCGTCCACCGAGGACCTGCTGGACCTGGCCCGCGAGGTGCGGGACGGGGTGCGCTCGGCGTTCGGGGTGGAGCTGCGCCCGGAACCCGTGCTGGTGGGCTGCGACCTGGGCTGA
- a CDS encoding DUF2505 domain-containing protein, with amino-acid sequence MARRIEHLTTSRRPASDVYSALVDDAYLRDRLAALGGVGAELVAFNRTDTTTSYQLRQGIPAEKLPSVARGVLGGDLLIDRAESWTEAGYAGTVEVTLGGVPGRLDGTITLADAAGGGSELTLVGQVKVGIPLVGGKLESLIVEQVAVLLDKEAEFTTEWLARRA; translated from the coding sequence ATGGCACGCCGCATCGAGCACCTGACGACGTCCCGCCGGCCCGCGTCGGACGTCTACTCCGCCCTGGTGGACGACGCCTACCTCCGCGACCGACTGGCCGCCCTCGGCGGCGTGGGCGCGGAGCTGGTGGCGTTCAACCGGACGGACACCACCACGTCGTACCAGCTCAGGCAGGGCATCCCGGCCGAGAAGCTGCCGTCGGTGGCGCGCGGCGTCCTGGGCGGCGACCTGCTGATCGACCGCGCCGAGTCGTGGACCGAGGCCGGCTACGCCGGGACCGTCGAAGTGACGCTGGGCGGCGTGCCCGGCCGGCTCGACGGGACCATCACGCTGGCCGACGCGGCGGGCGGTGGGAGCGAACTCACCCTCGTGGGTCAGGTCAAGGTCGGCATCCCGCTCGTGGGCGGCAAGCTGGAGTCGCTGATCGTCGAGCAGGTCGCCGTGCTGCTGGACAAGGAAGCCGAGTTCACCACCGAATGGCTCGCGCGCCGCGCCTAG
- a CDS encoding class I SAM-dependent methyltransferase produces MARAPRLAAGRARALGLPTRGTTNPNRLRRVDRWVAHACRALVEGSDDPLVVDLGYGSSPITTVEMAARLRPLNPRLRVLGLELDAERVAAGEAAADPPRLEFRRGGFELAGRRPVLLRAFNVLRQYTEEQAADAWTTMLGRLAPGGVLVEGTCDEIGRRCSWVALTADGPRTFTLSCLPADLDTPSDLAERLPKALIHRNVPGERVHALLTDLDTCWATAATFAPFGPRARWVETITLLARRGWPVLDDRKRWRLGELTVPWDSVRPL; encoded by the coding sequence ATGGCTCGCGCGCCGCGCCTAGCGGCGGGCCGGGCCCGCGCGCTCGGCCTGCCCACGAGGGGCACGACCAACCCGAACCGCCTCCGCCGGGTCGACCGGTGGGTGGCGCACGCCTGCCGCGCGCTCGTCGAGGGCTCGGACGACCCGTTGGTCGTCGACCTCGGCTACGGCTCCTCGCCGATCACGACGGTCGAGATGGCGGCCCGGCTGCGCCCGCTCAACCCGCGCCTGAGGGTCCTCGGGCTGGAGTTGGACGCCGAGCGGGTCGCGGCGGGAGAGGCGGCGGCCGACCCGCCGCGCCTGGAGTTCCGCCGAGGCGGTTTCGAGCTGGCCGGACGCCGCCCGGTGCTGCTGCGGGCGTTCAACGTGCTCCGCCAGTACACCGAGGAGCAGGCGGCGGACGCGTGGACGACCATGCTCGGCCGCCTGGCGCCGGGCGGCGTCCTGGTCGAGGGCACGTGCGACGAGATCGGCCGCCGCTGCTCGTGGGTCGCGCTGACGGCGGACGGGCCGCGAACGTTCACCCTGTCGTGCCTGCCCGCCGACCTGGACACGCCGAGCGACCTGGCCGAACGCCTGCCGAAGGCGCTCATCCACCGCAACGTGCCCGGCGAACGCGTCCACGCCCTGCTGACCGACCTCGACACGTGCTGGGCCACGGCCGCGACCTTCGCGCCGTTCGGCCCGAGGGCACGCTGGGTGGAGACCATCACCCTGCTGGCGCGCCGGGGCTGGCCGGTGCTCGACGACCGCAAGCGCTGGCGGCTCGGCGAGCTGACCGTCCCGTGGGACTCCGTCCGCCCCCTCTGA